In one window of Poriferisphaera corsica DNA:
- the rpsG gene encoding 30S ribosomal protein S7: protein MAGRITKAEQQLKPDPKYKDLVLSRFINCVMLDGKKSVAQRVIYDALDIIEDRMKGKPAAIEVFHKALDNVRPNVEVRSKRVGGTNYQVPMQVNKKRQQSLAFRWIIKACRADRGKPMSVRLANELMNAFKGEGKAMNTRDQTHRMAEANKAFAHFAW from the coding sequence ATGGCAGGTAGAATTACCAAAGCAGAACAGCAATTAAAGCCAGATCCAAAATATAAGGATTTGGTTCTCTCACGCTTCATTAACTGCGTGATGCTCGACGGCAAAAAGTCCGTCGCCCAACGAGTCATCTATGATGCACTCGATATCATCGAAGATCGCATGAAGGGCAAGCCCGCTGCGATCGAAGTCTTCCACAAAGCCCTCGATAACGTGCGTCCGAACGTCGAAGTTCGCTCAAAGCGTGTCGGTGGTACCAACTATCAAGTACCTATGCAGGTCAACAAGAAGCGTCAGCAATCATTGGCCTTCCGTTGGATCATCAAAGCATGCCGTGCAGACCGTGGTAAGCCAATGTCTGTCCGTCTTGCGAATGAATTGATGAATGCGTTTAAGGGTGAAGGTAAGGCCATGAACACGCGTGACCAAACGCACCGCATGGCAGAAGCGAACAAAGCTTTCGCTCACTTCGCTTGGTAA
- a CDS encoding ThiF family adenylyltransferase: MDLHRYHRQMLLPDIGEQGQQSLLSSTALIVGCGALGCMIASMLVRAGVGKIILVDRDFVDLTNLQRQVLFNEDDVKIGLPKAIAAQEKLSRINSNVEIQAEVADINFMNIETYLKDCDIVIDGVDNFETRYVVNDAAVKHAIPYVYGGAVGTTGTIYPILPHTPDQSARWEAEPDVSIAGPCLRCIHESMPAPGSTPTCDTAGVLGPIVSIIANLQVSEAIKLLTKNWQRVNRSMVHLDLWLNRFNQFDVADLYRHNDCICCKQRHFEFLDGQYSSQTTTMCGREAVQILPTQEMVSIDLNKIKQQLQSSSHIEKHNPYMLQIKLEEQGKMINLSIFSDGRALIQGTRDESIAKSIYARYVGN, encoded by the coding sequence ATGGACCTCCACCGCTATCATCGCCAAATGCTCCTCCCCGACATCGGTGAGCAAGGCCAGCAAAGCCTTCTCTCATCCACCGCACTCATCGTCGGTTGTGGCGCGCTTGGCTGTATGATCGCCAGTATGCTCGTTCGCGCAGGTGTCGGCAAGATCATTCTTGTCGATCGTGACTTTGTGGATCTCACTAATCTGCAACGACAGGTTCTTTTTAACGAAGATGACGTTAAAATAGGTCTTCCAAAAGCCATAGCTGCACAAGAAAAACTCTCGCGCATCAATTCCAATGTCGAGATTCAAGCTGAAGTTGCTGACATCAACTTCATGAACATCGAAACCTATCTCAAGGACTGCGACATCGTCATCGACGGCGTCGACAATTTTGAAACCCGCTACGTCGTGAATGACGCTGCTGTCAAGCACGCAATCCCCTACGTCTATGGCGGAGCAGTCGGCACCACAGGCACCATCTATCCCATCTTGCCGCATACTCCTGACCAGTCCGCTCGCTGGGAAGCAGAACCGGACGTTTCCATCGCAGGCCCATGCCTTCGTTGTATTCATGAAAGCATGCCAGCCCCGGGCTCAACGCCGACCTGTGATACTGCAGGCGTTCTTGGCCCAATTGTTTCTATTATTGCGAACCTGCAAGTGTCTGAAGCGATCAAGCTTCTCACAAAGAATTGGCAACGGGTAAATAGGTCGATGGTTCATTTGGATCTATGGCTTAATCGATTTAATCAATTCGATGTTGCGGATCTTTACCGACATAATGATTGCATCTGTTGCAAACAACGTCATTTCGAATTTCTTGATGGTCAGTATTCCAGCCAAACCACGACGATGTGCGGACGAGAAGCCGTGCAAATACTGCCTACTCAAGAAATGGTGTCAATCGATTTAAACAAAATCAAACAACAACTCCAATCTTCATCGCATATTGAAAAACATAATCCATATATGCTTCAAATTAAGCTTGAAGAGCAGGGCAAAATGATCAACTTATCCATTTTCTCAGATGGAAGAGCCTTAATTCAAGGCACCCGTGATGAATCAATTGCGAAAAGCATCTATGCGAGATATGTCGGTAACTAA
- a CDS encoding metallophosphoesterase family protein, producing the protein MSRLSDRFEVKSIVMRIAQITDLHLRQAIPGVTTHSERLVREVPSLFAKAVRSAKEHSPDIIVVTGDLLDVPDDWISAQANGMLGEEETLACLADYLYIKDVLDNSELPYMVVAGNHDLPNLLWQIFERFDDLSLNGFKFIAFHDEETENHMPQRLGLERERFEETLHCVSEMPQVHLQHYVLTPTLHEGYPHSYLDDRTITEKVDESERVILSLSGHYHQGTELLHMKYAYFATGTAFCNQPHAYRIYDVDLERKHVSMKQFNV; encoded by the coding sequence ATGAGTCGTCTATCAGATCGGTTTGAGGTAAAATCAATCGTTATGAGAATCGCACAGATTACTGATTTGCACTTAAGGCAAGCGATACCGGGTGTGACAACGCACTCGGAGCGTTTGGTCCGAGAAGTGCCGAGTCTTTTTGCTAAAGCAGTCAGGTCAGCAAAAGAGCATTCACCGGATATCATTGTTGTAACGGGTGATCTGCTAGACGTACCAGATGATTGGATTTCGGCTCAAGCGAATGGCATGCTTGGGGAAGAGGAAACGCTAGCATGCCTTGCAGATTATCTATACATCAAAGATGTGCTTGATAACTCGGAGCTGCCTTATATGGTCGTTGCGGGTAATCATGATTTGCCAAATCTTTTGTGGCAGATATTTGAACGGTTTGATGACTTGTCATTGAATGGTTTCAAATTTATCGCATTTCATGATGAAGAAACTGAGAACCATATGCCGCAACGGCTTGGGTTGGAACGTGAGCGATTTGAAGAGACGTTGCATTGTGTGTCTGAGATGCCACAAGTCCATCTCCAGCATTATGTTTTGACACCCACATTGCATGAAGGTTATCCGCATTCCTATCTTGATGACCGCACAATCACCGAGAAAGTAGATGAATCAGAACGCGTGATTCTCTCATTGTCAGGGCATTATCATCAGGGGACTGAATTATTGCATATGAAATATGCGTACTTTGCAACGGGTACTGCATTTTGCAACCAACCACATGCGTATCGGATTTATGATGTTGATCTAGAGCGTAAACATGTTTCTATGAAGCAATTCAATGTATGA
- a CDS encoding TorF family putative porin encodes MFYKANPLRAVVCALPIASIGICLPTYAQNEFAEPGVIEELTATTEASSKWSFEANTHFTTEYWFRGISQGKQNVNGLIVQPSAAVTYQVNEQVSTTFGVWSSFSSQDRGGESAWYEADLTAGINFALSDTLSFDATYIWLENPAGGGEFNQELDVSLAFDDTGMWEEAGIVIPGFEGLQPYGLVAFETSSAADGIGNADGVYLEIGISPSILIIESESTPITLSVPVTFGLNLNDYYQTGSNGDGDFFGYASVGFHASMPLDDVIQMDGSWEGYCGVDYLMLSDQLRDISVAAGTGDDETRVIMSAGLSMSF; translated from the coding sequence ATGTTTTACAAGGCTAACCCCTTGCGTGCTGTTGTCTGTGCATTGCCGATTGCTTCGATAGGAATTTGCTTGCCGACTTATGCGCAGAATGAATTTGCTGAGCCGGGTGTTATAGAAGAGTTAACAGCGACAACTGAAGCTAGTTCGAAATGGTCGTTTGAGGCAAATACACACTTTACGACTGAATATTGGTTTAGAGGGATTTCACAGGGGAAGCAGAATGTGAATGGGTTGATTGTACAGCCATCTGCAGCGGTCACTTATCAAGTGAATGAACAGGTCTCCACAACCTTTGGGGTATGGTCAAGTTTTTCGTCACAAGATCGTGGCGGCGAATCTGCTTGGTATGAAGCGGACTTAACAGCGGGAATCAATTTTGCGTTGAGTGATACATTGTCGTTCGATGCAACTTACATATGGTTAGAGAATCCCGCGGGTGGCGGTGAGTTTAATCAAGAACTTGATGTGAGCTTAGCATTCGATGATACGGGGATGTGGGAAGAAGCTGGGATTGTGATACCGGGCTTTGAAGGATTACAACCATATGGGCTTGTTGCTTTCGAAACGAGCTCGGCAGCTGATGGGATAGGAAATGCAGATGGGGTATATCTGGAAATTGGCATATCGCCTTCAATACTGATCATAGAATCTGAGAGTACGCCGATAACGTTGTCGGTTCCAGTGACATTTGGGTTGAACTTGAACGATTACTATCAAACGGGGAGTAATGGTGACGGTGATTTTTTTGGTTACGCAAGTGTTGGTTTTCATGCGTCGATGCCACTAGATGATGTGATTCAGATGGATGGATCGTGGGAAGGATATTGTGGTGTTGATTACTTAATGCTATCGGACCAATTACGTGATATCAGCGTTGCAGCGGGTACGGGTGATGATGAGACACGTGTGATTATGTCGGCTGGATTGAGTATGAGTTTTTGA
- the trpE gene encoding anthranilate synthase component I, which yields MPYQLPDFESFEKLALQDHPPSDSPLIPVCRRLFSDTLTPVLAYRRLIRNDPRMAPSFLFESVVDGDRVGRYSYVGAHPIMQIIARGHNVEVLDHSGAGHTKSIISEDPLMEMKRLIDNWKLLLPDETQIKLPDFTGGWVGFAGYDTVRYLEPEKLNNPPTDDRNLPDLHMQLYNDLVAFDHVQKVILLITHVQPDDYASIHKAYDAAVSKLDEMTHALVGHSHIEDSETSLLSGGHINLTSPPCKLPPSNMGEGGYQQAVNKVKDYIKAGDAFQIVPSQRFEINTKADPFDIYRALRVVNPSPYMFYLQIDGGMLIGSSPEILCRVQNNQVTNRPLAGTRKRGKTKEEDLALEKDLLSDNKEIAEHVMLVDLGRNDVGRIAQQGSVEILETLQIERYSHVMHISSTVVGDLQQGRDCWDALRMSLPVGTVSGAPKIRAMQIIDELEPTRRGPYAGAAGYADFAGNMDMAIALRTMVAMPNDKAEKGEWSIHLQAGAGIVYDSDPDSEHQETVNKAAALAKAIDVAEAAFIR from the coding sequence ATGCCATACCAACTTCCCGATTTCGAATCATTTGAAAAACTCGCGCTACAAGATCACCCCCCCAGTGATTCCCCACTCATCCCCGTCTGTAGACGCCTCTTCAGCGACACCCTCACACCAGTCCTCGCCTATCGCCGTCTCATCCGCAACGACCCACGCATGGCCCCCAGTTTCCTCTTCGAGTCTGTCGTCGATGGTGACCGTGTTGGCCGCTACAGCTATGTCGGCGCGCACCCTATCATGCAGATCATCGCACGCGGACACAACGTCGAAGTCCTCGATCATTCCGGTGCAGGCCACACCAAATCCATCATCTCCGAAGACCCGCTCATGGAGATGAAACGCCTCATCGATAACTGGAAACTCCTCCTCCCCGATGAAACTCAAATCAAGCTCCCCGACTTCACCGGCGGCTGGGTCGGCTTCGCCGGTTACGACACGGTCCGCTATCTCGAACCCGAAAAACTCAACAATCCACCCACTGACGATCGCAACCTACCAGATCTGCACATGCAGCTCTACAACGATCTTGTTGCCTTCGATCACGTCCAGAAAGTCATCCTACTCATCACCCACGTTCAGCCCGACGATTACGCTTCAATCCACAAAGCCTACGATGCAGCCGTCTCAAAACTAGACGAGATGACTCACGCCCTCGTTGGCCACTCCCACATCGAAGATTCAGAAACCTCCCTCCTGTCAGGTGGGCATATCAACCTCACCTCCCCACCATGCAAGCTCCCCCCCAGCAACATGGGTGAAGGTGGCTACCAGCAAGCCGTTAACAAGGTCAAAGACTACATCAAAGCCGGTGATGCCTTCCAGATCGTCCCCAGTCAGCGCTTCGAGATCAATACAAAAGCCGACCCATTCGATATCTATCGTGCGCTTAGAGTTGTCAATCCCTCACCATACATGTTCTATCTCCAGATCGACGGCGGCATGCTCATCGGCTCATCTCCTGAAATCCTCTGCCGTGTTCAAAACAACCAGGTCACCAATCGCCCGCTCGCCGGCACACGTAAGCGCGGTAAAACAAAAGAAGAAGACCTCGCTCTCGAGAAGGATCTTCTCTCCGACAACAAAGAGATCGCTGAGCATGTCATGCTCGTCGACCTTGGCCGCAACGATGTTGGCCGCATCGCACAGCAAGGCTCCGTCGAGATCCTCGAAACACTCCAGATCGAGCGCTACTCGCACGTCATGCACATCAGCTCCACCGTCGTCGGCGACCTCCAGCAAGGCCGTGACTGCTGGGACGCACTCCGTATGTCACTCCCCGTTGGCACCGTCAGCGGCGCTCCTAAAATCCGAGCGATGCAAATCATTGATGAGCTTGAACCCACACGCCGTGGCCCATACGCCGGTGCCGCAGGCTACGCCGACTTTGCCGGCAACATGGACATGGCCATCGCTCTTCGCACCATGGTTGCCATGCCTAATGACAAGGCCGAAAAGGGTGAATGGAGTATTCATCTCCAAGCCGGTGCTGGCATCGTCTACGATTCCGACCCTGATTCTGAGCATCAGGAAACCGTCAATAAAGCCGCCGCATTGGCCAAAGCTATTGATGTCGCGGAAGCTGCCTTTATTCGATAA
- a CDS encoding FliM/FliN family flagellar motor switch protein codes for MATDVKTILKLKVPVIVQIGKRRMTMEEILDLAPGAILELDKGSEQWLELMANNKPIGKGSAVKVGENFGIRIEEIGSPRERAEAMAG; via the coding sequence ATGGCAACAGATGTCAAAACCATCCTCAAGCTCAAAGTCCCTGTCATCGTTCAGATTGGCAAGCGGCGTATGACCATGGAAGAGATCCTTGATCTCGCCCCAGGCGCGATCCTTGAACTCGACAAAGGCTCCGAGCAATGGCTCGAACTCATGGCCAACAACAAGCCCATCGGGAAGGGCAGTGCTGTCAAAGTCGGTGAAAACTTCGGTATCCGCATCGAAGAGATCGGCTCACCCCGTGAGCGCGCTGAAGCCATGGCCGGTTAG
- a CDS encoding NfeD family protein, whose product MENLIYTIGQVASQQAPAQGGSSTLLIWGIVLIFVALVLFVIELFIPTAGLIVVMSVGCLIAGIAMLFGFSTTAGVIATLLAMFALPFLIGFGIKIWPHTFFARWLTLDAENPSEDDTHEVVEETVERVEVGMKGKAMTPMRPVGTCVFEKQREECIAESGMIEKGDEVEVTVVDGMQVKVKKV is encoded by the coding sequence ATGGAAAATCTGATTTATACGATTGGGCAAGTGGCATCTCAACAGGCTCCAGCACAGGGGGGATCAAGTACGCTTTTGATTTGGGGGATCGTGCTGATTTTTGTGGCTTTAGTGCTGTTTGTGATCGAGCTTTTTATTCCAACAGCGGGGCTGATTGTGGTGATGTCGGTCGGGTGTTTGATAGCGGGGATCGCCATGCTGTTTGGCTTCAGTACGACAGCGGGTGTGATCGCGACATTGCTGGCGATGTTTGCGTTGCCGTTTTTGATTGGGTTTGGGATTAAGATTTGGCCACACACATTTTTCGCAAGATGGTTGACGCTTGATGCGGAGAATCCGAGTGAAGATGATACCCATGAAGTTGTCGAAGAAACGGTTGAGCGAGTTGAGGTGGGAATGAAGGGGAAAGCGATGACGCCGATGCGGCCTGTGGGAACGTGCGTATTTGAAAAACAGAGAGAAGAATGTATTGCAGAAAGCGGAATGATTGAAAAAGGGGATGAGGTTGAAGTGACGGTTGTTGATGGGATGCAGGTCAAGGTGAAAAAGGTTTAA